One part of the Haliotis asinina isolate JCU_RB_2024 chromosome 2, JCU_Hal_asi_v2, whole genome shotgun sequence genome encodes these proteins:
- the LOC137273534 gene encoding quinone oxidoreductase-like isoform X2 yields the protein MEVYLSLSCLVLIFMDCMSSRSFARAVMRAIRVTEFGGPEVLKVQNDVPIPQPKASEVLIKVSAAGVNPVDTYVRSGVYAAKPALPYTPGMDVAGVVQDVGADVKKFKKGDRVYSMRTSSGGYAEFTTVEEKYIGRLGDSITFEQGAGIGVPYYTAYRALFLRGETRPGQTVLVHGASGGVGTAAVQIAKSRGIRVLGTAGSPEGVEAVKKNGADLVFNHREEGYIQKIMDATGGEGPDVILEMLANVNLEKDLSMIKLHGRIVNIGSRGPAEINARATMAKECIITGVMLLISSDADWNEMHAAFEAGMSQGWLRPIVGKEFPLEKAAETHDLIINTKSAQGNIVLKL from the exons GATTGTATGTCCAGTAGAAGTTTTGCGCGTGCAGTAATGAGGGCGATCAGAGTTACAGAGTTTGGGGGGCCAGAAGTTTTGAAAGTACAGAATGATGTCCCCATACCTCAACCAAAGGCATCCGAG GTGTTGATCAAAGTCAGTGCTGCAGGAGTCAACCCAGTAGATACCTATGTCCGCAGCGGTGTGTATGCAGCCAAACCTGCTCTGCCATACACCCCAGGGATGGATGTCGCGGGGGTCGTCCAGGATGTTGGGGCGGATGTTAAGAAATTCAAG AAGGGCGATCGCGTATACTCCATGCGAACATCTTCCGGAGGTTATGCTGAGTTCACCACAGTCGAGGAGAAGTATATTGGTCGTCTTGGTGATAGCATCACATTTGAACAGGGGGCTGGAATTGGCGTCCCTTACTACACAGCTTACAGAGCACTCTTTCTGAG AGGTGAGACCCGCCCTGGACAGACCGTCCTTGTTCATGGTGCCAGTGGTGGG GTGGGTACTGCAGCTGTGCAGATCGCCAAGTCACGTGGTATCCGAGTGCTTGGCACAGCAGGGAGTCCAGAAGGAGTGGAGGCAGTCAAGAAGAATGGAGCAGATTTAGTGTTCAACCACCGTGAAGAGGGTTACATACAGAAGATCATG GATGCAACAGGAGGGGAGGGGCCGGATGTCATCCTTGAGATGTTGGCCAACGTTAACCTGGAGAAGGACCTCAGCATGATAAAGTTACATGGACGGATTGTG AACATTGGTTCCCGTGGACCTGCAGAGATCAACGCACGTGCCACAATGGCTAAAGAGTGCATCATTACAGGTGTCATGCTCTTGATATCATCAGAT GCTGACTGGAACGAGATGCATGCAGCATTTGAGGCAGGGATGTCCCAGGGCTGGCTGCGTCCCATCGTAGGGAAGGAGTTCCCCCTAGAGAAGGCAGCCGAGACTCACGACCTTATCATCAACACCAAAAGTGCCCAAGGAAACATTGTGCTGAAACTCTAG
- the LOC137272428 gene encoding uncharacterized protein: MAFSLTFQSILDNNIRHIYSGTPINMAYRHSKEYPNMDQLRQQKDNQYLKDYVLRVSEYRADYRCLVPRAPAFRILSRHEVDEIVERLNTPRSRNTDKDEQKPQRQSERQVSKEEVEAITERLYNNVTKATTVRVNQTRDAGHPPLTKIDV, encoded by the coding sequence ATGGCGTTCAGCTTGACCTTTCAAAGCATCCTGGACAACAACATCCGACACATCTATAGTGGCACACCGATTAACATGGCGTACCGTCACTCCAAGGAGTACCCAAACATGGACCAGCTCCGGCAACAAAAGGACAACCAGTACCTCAAGGACTACGTCCTCAGGGTGTCCGAATACAGAGCGGACTACCGCTGTCTCGTGCCACGTGCACCGGCCTTCCGTATCCTTTCCCGCCACGAAGTCGACGAGATCGTAGAGCGTCTTAACACGCCAAGGTCAAGAAATACGGACAAGGACGAACAGAAACCACAACGTCAAAGTGAACGTCAGGTGAGTAAAGAAGAGGTGGAAGCTATCACGGAGCGTCTCTATAACAACGTTACCAAGGCGACGACTGTGAGGGTGAATCAGACCCGTGATGCCGGACATCCACCCCTGACAAAGATCGACGTATAG
- the LOC137273534 gene encoding quinone oxidoreductase-like isoform X3, translated as MSSRSFARAVMRAIRVTEFGGPEVLKVQNDVPIPQPKASEVLIKVSAAGVNPVDTYVRSGVYAAKPALPYTPGMDVAGVVQDVGADVKKFKKGDRVYSMRTSSGGYAEFTTVEEKYIGRLGDSITFEQGAGIGVPYYTAYRALFLRGETRPGQTVLVHGASGGVGTAAVQIAKSRGIRVLGTAGSPEGVEAVKKNGADLVFNHREEGYIQKIMDATGGEGPDVILEMLANVNLEKDLSMIKLHGRIVNIGSRGPAEINARATMAKECIITGVMLLISSDADWNEMHAAFEAGMSQGWLRPIVGKEFPLEKAAETHDLIINTKSAQGNIVLKL; from the exons ATGTCCAGTAGAAGTTTTGCGCGTGCAGTAATGAGGGCGATCAGAGTTACAGAGTTTGGGGGGCCAGAAGTTTTGAAAGTACAGAATGATGTCCCCATACCTCAACCAAAGGCATCCGAG GTGTTGATCAAAGTCAGTGCTGCAGGAGTCAACCCAGTAGATACCTATGTCCGCAGCGGTGTGTATGCAGCCAAACCTGCTCTGCCATACACCCCAGGGATGGATGTCGCGGGGGTCGTCCAGGATGTTGGGGCGGATGTTAAGAAATTCAAG AAGGGCGATCGCGTATACTCCATGCGAACATCTTCCGGAGGTTATGCTGAGTTCACCACAGTCGAGGAGAAGTATATTGGTCGTCTTGGTGATAGCATCACATTTGAACAGGGGGCTGGAATTGGCGTCCCTTACTACACAGCTTACAGAGCACTCTTTCTGAG AGGTGAGACCCGCCCTGGACAGACCGTCCTTGTTCATGGTGCCAGTGGTGGG GTGGGTACTGCAGCTGTGCAGATCGCCAAGTCACGTGGTATCCGAGTGCTTGGCACAGCAGGGAGTCCAGAAGGAGTGGAGGCAGTCAAGAAGAATGGAGCAGATTTAGTGTTCAACCACCGTGAAGAGGGTTACATACAGAAGATCATG GATGCAACAGGAGGGGAGGGGCCGGATGTCATCCTTGAGATGTTGGCCAACGTTAACCTGGAGAAGGACCTCAGCATGATAAAGTTACATGGACGGATTGTG AACATTGGTTCCCGTGGACCTGCAGAGATCAACGCACGTGCCACAATGGCTAAAGAGTGCATCATTACAGGTGTCATGCTCTTGATATCATCAGAT GCTGACTGGAACGAGATGCATGCAGCATTTGAGGCAGGGATGTCCCAGGGCTGGCTGCGTCCCATCGTAGGGAAGGAGTTCCCCCTAGAGAAGGCAGCCGAGACTCACGACCTTATCATCAACACCAAAAGTGCCCAAGGAAACATTGTGCTGAAACTCTAG